One Dysosmobacter welbionis DNA segment encodes these proteins:
- a CDS encoding tyrosine-type recombinase/integrase, producing the protein MKVISGKDGRWEGRYTAGHNPETRKLIYKNVLGRTQAEAKNKLKAAIEETKSLDVTKAGKYTVGTWMDEWFENYAKIKARPSPHQTYRGYINNHIKSNIGKVPLEKLTSLELQKFCKKLLTSGRIDRVESKNQAKGLSPKTVRNICQIIASAMKLAKEQRLIAADPTEGCALPKLKRKEMKTLPIEQLASFLRDARNSRIFEMYYVELAARLRRGELLGPKWEGIDFEHGNLWMKQ; encoded by the coding sequence GTGAAGGTAATATCAGGAAAAGATGGCCGGTGGGAAGGGCGGTATACCGCCGGGCATAATCCGGAGACCAGGAAGCTAATCTACAAAAACGTCTTGGGCCGGACCCAGGCAGAGGCGAAGAACAAGCTGAAAGCGGCCATCGAGGAAACCAAGAGCTTGGACGTCACCAAGGCGGGGAAGTACACGGTAGGTACCTGGATGGACGAGTGGTTCGAAAATTACGCAAAGATCAAAGCGAGACCGTCCCCCCACCAGACCTACCGGGGGTACATCAACAACCACATTAAGTCGAATATCGGCAAGGTCCCGCTGGAAAAGCTCACTTCTCTGGAGTTACAGAAATTCTGCAAGAAGCTGCTGACCAGCGGGAGAATTGACAGGGTCGAGAGCAAAAATCAGGCAAAGGGTTTGAGCCCCAAGACGGTGCGGAACATCTGCCAGATCATCGCCTCGGCCATGAAGCTGGCCAAAGAGCAACGGCTGATTGCAGCAGACCCCACAGAGGGCTGTGCCTTGCCGAAGCTGAAACGCAAGGAGATGAAAACGCTGCCCATTGAACAGCTGGCATCCTTCCTTAGAGATGCCAGAAACAGTAGGATATTCGAGATGTACTATGTGGAGCTGGCAGCAAGATTGAGAAGAGGCGAATTGCTTGGCCCGAAATGGGAAGGCATCGATTTCGAACACGGAAACCTTTGGATGAAACAGTAG
- a CDS encoding tyrosine-type recombinase/integrase: MARISRKIVDASLKTKKAYRTLPLAEDTIQVLKQQKKKAGSSLWVFPGPTGGPISPDSVLHILHPVLKRAGLPRVRFHDLRHTFAMLALQNGVDIKTVSGMLGHFSAGFTLDTYAHVTTAAQKEAARTMEKVLTAAI, from the coding sequence ATCGCCCGGATCAGCAGAAAAATCGTAGATGCCTCCCTGAAAACCAAGAAGGCCTACCGGACGCTGCCCCTGGCAGAGGACACGATCCAGGTTCTGAAACAGCAGAAGAAAAAAGCGGGCAGTAGCCTCTGGGTGTTCCCCGGGCCCACTGGCGGGCCCATCTCACCAGACAGCGTCCTGCATATACTCCACCCGGTGCTGAAGCGGGCGGGGTTGCCCAGAGTTCGATTCCACGACCTCCGGCACACGTTCGCTATGCTGGCACTTCAGAATGGGGTGGACATTAAGACGGTGTCCGGGATGCTGGGACATTTCAGCGCAGGCTTCACGCTGGACACCTACGCCCACGTCACGACAGCGGCGCAAAAGGAGGCGGCCAGGACTATGGAAAAAGTCCTGACGGCGGCAATCTGA
- the mnmA gene encoding tRNA 2-thiouridine(34) synthase MnmA: MSQRVFVAMSGGVDSAAAALLLRQAGYNVTGVTLRLHPYKDRPGLCGSADDIETARAVAAGMGIPHVVLDLCDLFRERVMDRFVWAYTHGRTPNPCIDCNREIKFGALLDWALDQGADAMATGHYARVRLDTPSGRWQLLRGADRRKDQTYFLYQLTQHQLAHLLLPVGDYEKPALRALAAANGLSNAQKADSQDICFVPDGDYVSFLRQYGGVEPVPGDFLDSEGRVLGRHRGMECYTIGQRKGLGVSANAPQYVLGKDPDRNAVILGEDNRLYTRELTAERVNWLSVPEPDRPLSVTAKTRYSQREAAATVEPLPGGRIRMVFTEPQRAVTPGQAVVFYDGDLVLGGGTICP; this comes from the coding sequence ATGTCCCAGCGTGTATTTGTGGCCATGAGCGGCGGCGTGGACAGCGCCGCAGCGGCGCTGCTGCTGCGGCAGGCCGGCTATAATGTCACCGGCGTGACGCTGCGCCTGCATCCCTATAAGGACCGCCCGGGCCTGTGCGGCTCTGCGGATGATATCGAGACAGCCCGCGCCGTGGCCGCCGGCATGGGGATTCCCCATGTGGTGCTGGACCTGTGCGATCTGTTCCGCGAGCGGGTCATGGACCGGTTTGTGTGGGCCTACACCCACGGCCGCACACCCAATCCCTGCATTGACTGCAACCGGGAGATCAAGTTCGGCGCCCTGCTGGACTGGGCGCTGGACCAGGGCGCGGACGCCATGGCCACCGGCCATTACGCCAGAGTCCGCCTCGATACGCCCTCCGGCCGCTGGCAGCTGCTGCGGGGCGCGGATCGACGGAAGGACCAGACGTACTTCCTCTATCAGTTGACCCAGCACCAGCTGGCCCATCTGCTGCTGCCGGTGGGAGACTATGAAAAGCCTGCCCTGCGGGCCCTGGCGGCCGCCAACGGCCTGTCCAACGCCCAGAAGGCCGACAGCCAGGACATCTGCTTTGTGCCGGATGGGGACTATGTGTCGTTTTTGCGGCAGTATGGCGGCGTGGAGCCCGTCCCCGGTGACTTCCTGGACTCAGAAGGCCGTGTGCTGGGCCGCCACAGGGGAATGGAATGCTATACCATCGGCCAGCGGAAAGGGCTGGGCGTCAGCGCCAACGCGCCGCAGTACGTGCTGGGGAAGGACCCGGACCGGAATGCCGTGATCCTAGGGGAGGACAACCGCCTCTACACCCGGGAGCTGACGGCGGAGCGGGTGAACTGGCTCTCCGTACCGGAGCCGGACCGCCCCCTGTCCGTCACCGCCAAGACCCGGTACAGCCAGCGGGAAGCTGCCGCCACAGTGGAACCGCTGCCCGGCGGCCGCATCCGCATGGTGTTCACAGAGCCTCAGCGGGCCGTCACCCCGGGGCAGGCGGTGGTGTTCTACGATGGAGATCTGGTGCTGGGCGGGGGCACCATCTGTCCGTGA
- a CDS encoding sigma-54 interaction domain-containing protein has product MEQKQVRSQFSHETMEELRKRVLDLEEQNRVLDAFIENSTDAIQISDRNLVTLRINRAYEVLTGIRREELVGVPVEQLVKNHLISESCGAIVAKTKKPHTIVQTFYRTGRSAHVSCTPVFDSCGEIEFYICNDRDLDEISSLQQELDKIRGLNDQYLQELESIKARMGGQSKLIVADKEMLKVLALAARIAKVDSTALLLGETGVGKDEIARFIHQNSGRSNRRFVPINCAAITESLFESELFGHEGHAFTGAGSKVKPGLLEAADHGTLFLDEVGELSLNMQAKLLHVLQNRSFIRVGGNEPVQVDIRVIAATNCDLEEMVQQKRFREDLYYRLNVMPIHIPPLRKRKNDIIPLAQHFLDYYNQKYDFHRKLSPATCFALLNYRWEGNVRQLKNSIEQATIITDTDLIQPESLPMNVAGPEPVQDAPAEAGLNEMLERMELRYLQTFYERYGSIRKAAERLKLPPTTFLRHWEQLRQKYGTSSAEGKE; this is encoded by the coding sequence GATCTCAGACCGGAATCTGGTGACGCTGCGGATCAACCGGGCTTATGAGGTCCTCACCGGGATTCGGAGAGAGGAGTTAGTGGGGGTGCCGGTGGAGCAGTTGGTGAAAAACCATCTGATTTCCGAATCCTGCGGTGCTATCGTAGCAAAGACCAAAAAGCCACACACCATTGTGCAGACCTTCTATCGCACAGGGCGCAGTGCACATGTGTCCTGCACGCCGGTATTTGATAGCTGCGGTGAGATTGAATTCTATATCTGTAATGACCGGGATTTGGACGAAATCAGCTCTTTGCAGCAGGAGCTTGATAAGATCCGGGGACTGAATGACCAATATCTCCAGGAACTGGAGAGCATCAAGGCCCGGATGGGTGGCCAAAGCAAACTGATTGTGGCCGATAAGGAGATGCTGAAGGTGCTGGCCCTGGCCGCCCGGATAGCCAAGGTGGACTCTACCGCCCTTCTGCTGGGAGAAACCGGTGTAGGTAAGGATGAGATTGCCAGATTTATCCACCAGAACAGCGGGCGGTCCAACCGGCGGTTTGTTCCCATCAACTGCGCTGCCATCACAGAGTCTCTCTTTGAGAGCGAACTCTTTGGACATGAAGGCCATGCCTTCACCGGCGCTGGCAGTAAAGTGAAGCCAGGCCTTCTAGAGGCAGCAGATCACGGAACGCTGTTTCTGGATGAGGTCGGCGAGCTGTCTCTGAATATGCAGGCCAAACTGCTCCATGTGCTGCAGAACCGCTCTTTCATCCGCGTGGGCGGCAACGAACCCGTACAGGTGGACATCCGAGTGATCGCCGCTACTAACTGCGACTTGGAAGAGATGGTGCAGCAGAAACGCTTTCGGGAGGACCTGTATTACCGGCTGAATGTCATGCCGATCCATATTCCGCCGCTCCGGAAGCGAAAAAATGACATCATTCCTCTGGCTCAGCATTTTCTAGATTACTACAATCAAAAATACGACTTTCATCGGAAACTGTCCCCAGCAACCTGCTTTGCGTTGCTGAACTATCGGTGGGAAGGGAACGTCCGCCAGCTGAAAAACAGCATTGAGCAGGCAACCATCATCACGGATACAGACTTGATTCAGCCGGAGAGCTTGCCGATGAACGTGGCGGGTCCGGAGCCTGTTCAGGATGCTCCGGCAGAGGCGGGACTGAATGAGATGCTGGAGCGTATGGAGCTGCGGTATCTCCAGACATTCTACGAGCGGTACGGAAGTATCCGTAAGGCTGCGGAACGCCTGAAACTCCCGCCCACTACGTTCCTACGCCATTGGGAACAGCTACGGCAGAAATATGGAACCTCTTCAGCAGAAGGCAAAGAATGA